In a single window of the Rhodamnia argentea isolate NSW1041297 chromosome 2, ASM2092103v1, whole genome shotgun sequence genome:
- the LOC115748962 gene encoding S-adenosyl-L-methionine-dependent uroporphyrinogen III methyltransferase, chloroplastic-like — CSLHYTPSSPPPPPPPPPPSSSSPFTEKHSPERYRSDGWLYSDSLCQTPLSPPSSSSSGSDPDSLRRDDFALQLPELKNLLRVLKDKRERSCGCGGEKCGPGNVYLVGTGPGNPELLTLKAVRVIKGANLLLYDRLVSNDVLDLVGPDVRVLYVGKTAGYHSRTQDEIHELLLNFAEAGATIVRLKGGDPLVFGRGGEEMDFLQQQGIQVQVIPCKDELQSHAYSS; from the exons TGCTCCCTCCACTACACCCcctcctcccctcctcctcctcctcctcctcctcctccttcttcttcttcgccgttCACCGAGAAACACTCGCCAGAGAGGTACCGCAGCGACGGGTGGCTCTACAGCGACTCCCTCTGCCAGACTCCTCTctcccccccctcctcctcctcctccggctcCGATCCCGACTCCCTCAGGCGGGACGACTTCGCCCTCCAGCTGCCAGAGCTGAAGAACCTGCTCCGGGTGCTCAAGGACAAGAGGGAGCGCTCCTGCGGCTGCGGCGGCGAGAAATGCGGGCCCGGGAACGTCTACTTGGTGGGGACGGGGCCGGGCAATCCCGAGTTGTTGACTCTGAAGGCGGTCAGGGTCATCAAGGGCGCCAATTTGTTGCTCTACGACCGGCTGGTGTCGAACGACGTGCTGGACTTGGTTGGCCCCGACGTGAGGGTACTCTACGTGGGGAAGACTGCCGGGTACCATAGCCGCACTCAG GACGAGATCCATGAGTTGCTTCTCAATTTTGCGGAGGCGGGGGCTACTATTGTTAGACTCAAAGGTGGTGATCCTCTG GTATTTGGGAGAGGTGGGGAGGAGATGGACTTTCTGCAACAACAAGGCATTCAAGTACAAGTTATACCATGTAAAGATGAGCTTCAATCACATGCGTACTCATCTTAA